One window of the Chanodichthys erythropterus isolate Z2021 chromosome 2, ASM2448905v1, whole genome shotgun sequence genome contains the following:
- the nat14 gene encoding probable N-acetyltransferase 14: MVRLDLGDVVLRRMQEKDIETVKALIKEGCEGTENRLILHLLTRPLALLMLATLSSILRCVLHSFIMALVIPVFLLIIYLKLTIPRSVGILGSSRPYWDYVGSSYHADTEPDLPNPLSNRAKLNTNQEKSRRRKKAKEKEKEKTNEREQVDEDELKERARVAGEVWVADSDGDIMGCVARDGWSRDGVCRICRLVVQSWYRREGLGRLLVQGLESKSKQNGIRRVYAHVPFPSRVGEAFFRRLGYRLQGETAGTEGEEEDEDYEEPQKGWLGFPLTKVFVKDL, encoded by the exons ATGGTTAGGTTGGATCTTGGTGATGTGGTCCTGAGGAGGATGCAGGAGAAGGACATTGAAACTGTAAAGGCTCTCATCAAG GAAGGATGTGAGGGAACGGAGAACCGCCTGATTCTTCACCTTCTGACCCGTCCGCTCGCTCTCCTCATGCTGGCCACCCTATCCTCCATCCTCCGCTGTGTGCTGCACTCTTTTATCATGGCCTTGGTCATTCCAGTCTTTCTTCTCATCATCTACCTCAAGCTCACCATCCCACGATCGGTGGGCATCTTGGGCTCCAGCAGGCCCTATTGGGACTACGTAGGCAGCAGTTACCACGCAGACACCGAGCCAGATCTACCCAATCCTCTCTCGAACCGAGCCAAACTGAACACCAACCAGGAGAAATCCAGACGCCGCAAAAAAGCCAAAGAAAAAGAGAAGGAGAAGACAAACGAGAGAGAGCAGGTGGATGAGGATGAGCTAAAGGAGAGGGCGAGGGTTGCTGGAGAGGTGTGGGTTGCCGATTCTGACGGGGATATTATGGGATGTGTGGCTAGAGACGGTTGGAGTCGGGACGGTGTTTGTAGGATCTGCAGGCTGGTGGTCCAGTCTTGGTACCGCAGAGAGGGACTGGGCAGATTGCTGGTGCAGGGCCTGGAGTCCAAATCGAAGCAAAATGGCATACGGCGGGTCTATGCCCACGTGCCATTCCCTTCCAGGGTGGGAGAAGCTTTTTTCAGGAGGCTGGGCTATCGTCTGCAGGGTGAGACCGCGGGGACTGAGGGAGAAGAGGAGGATGAGGATTATGAAGAGCCACAGAAGGGTTGGCTGGGGTTCCCTTTAACTAAAGTGTTTGTTAAGGATCTATAA
- the znf628 gene encoding zinc finger protein 62 homolog, which yields MANTVATLVVQTELLPSQTSSSLSPFPSLLPSTEDGEEDGERGEEGGKGSVTVVLTGDMVTSSSPPVAAVAQNPEHPFQCLDCGKSFKWSSRLAHHQRSHNNERPYRCNICPKAFKGSSALLYHQRSHSGEKPYKCDDCGKAFKRSSLLQIHRSVHTGLRTFQCSYCPLTFKWSSHYQYHLRQHTGECPYPCDSCSKAFKNSSSLRRHKNVHLGFKPYVCDVCNKAFSQSTNLRQHMRVHTGERPYLCGDCGRSFTHSSNLALHRISHVEGKGKSAGKTGGACSESATQEMEVVLTEDLNTVGMSISEMVGLVGGQEGGVGQVFLSHNTPSPATSGTANQNILPQLTLTPTSSSVTGTEHIHMSKTDTGASVLLFSCGSCNETFSTQSHLEAHQTLHLDSLGPAGGGEVVTENSTEAEGGGVSLVGATPLLADFEEVVETTAVADSGQAAELLGLDAVRNESGQAQYDLLQTFTASVNQMSTDTSVPTAQATTECAYCGKSFKTSSGLTRHVAQAHPLALSESRSQFNCSACDRSFPLLSSLLNHQHSHTPEQRLLAEAEAEAEIVCPSLSLPLPSLKREGEDGEREIHVSLIAVTEEGERRAVKPSAKASGKGSKRGGGSKTSATNNERPYRCSECGKSFKGSSGLRYHMRDHTGERPYRCTECGKSFKRSSLLSIHQRVHTGVRAFQCPYCPLTFKWSSHYQYHLRQHTGERPYVCQECGKSFKNTSCLRRHSQLHSGLRPHACSVCGKAFSQTSNLKQHERTHSGERPFQCSQCHKSFTHSSNLQLHLRTHSSRKDFKCQHCGKEFVMLSYLQRHLRTHSSGGAVACTKEAGKVAKGSGPSETATINLNLNVPGGLTSLFPSDGNSTLILSPPNLDIPPNTSQNYFMIQTTSGLQLIPLSNPTPTQQAPPPPPPPPPPPPQTQNFLLLQCQSNNGNQPSLILVPTASNTNTLPTPSEPQTLPLMQTIQAMPQVLAAPQTQIQQFQPVQTQQRFILTNNNAPLITAQPQSTSTIARPILGSLGRSRKGGTRRGRKPKAATPKSPPTVQTTPIKQPLMLSAATSSSTTTSSATSAASVKTEFPQLNSNNPLAVSPVSTSQVPESPSVPAVSIMSVTQNSTLTNSSTVLSGDPESIPVEAKAVEEIPRERFVLCLKKEMENGDQGDGMEVKVEMEGGNDAGQSYVLQIEGEGQEEEGGNSEGREKSYVLRFQTEGECEGDAGKEKTEMVSLNLLQEWTGQSEGHGTANTEGNVEVEKSFVLHFQTESPGEENIQPGSGFIGGPGEDLDLSCHPGQALVPLEGQDVVFELGDETKIDESTGPGDSVQMIALIEDEDNGSGARGSFKGAVGANSGQMEGIFQLEGGEGIVIIEVSTSSLREGGIEAADVGHRLVEGTEEKQNNDAQGVREEVMEEESKVAEAEGISEMGLIGI from the exons ATGGCCAACACTGTTGCTACTCTGGTGGTCCAAACCGAACTCTTACCTTCTCAAACATCCTCCTCCCTCTCTCCCTTTCCTTCCCTCCTCCCCTCCACGGAGGATGGAGAGGAGGatggagagaggggagaagaaGGGGGTAAAGGTTCAGTAACAGTCGTGCTCACAGGTGACATGGTGACATCATCATCGCCCCCCGTTGCAGCAGTGGCTCAAAACCCAGAGCATCCATTCCAGTGTTTGGACTGTGGGAAGAGTTTTAAGTGGTCATCCAGACTggcacatcatcagagaagccATAACAATGAGAGGCCATATCGCTGTAACATTTGCCCTAAGGCCTTCAAAGGCTCATCTGCCCTACTATACCATCAGAG GTCTCATTCTGGAGAGAAGCCCTATAAGTGTGATGACTGTGGTAAAGCATTCAAACGCTCTTCTCTTCTACAG ATTCACCGCAGTGTGCATACAGGTCTTCGCACTTTCCAGTGCTCCTACTGCCCTTTGACCTTCAAATGGAGCTCACACTACCAGTATCACCTCCGCCAGCACACTGGTGAATGTCCGTACCCGTGTGACAGCTGCTCCAAAGCCTTCAAGAACTCCAGCAGCCTGCGTCGCCATAAGAATGTACACCTGGGCTTCAAGCCCTACGTCTGCGACGTCTGCAATAAAGCCTTCAGTCAGTCCACTAATCTGCGGCAGCACATGCGCGTACACACGGGAGAACGTCCCTATCTCTGTGGGGATTGTGGACGAAGCTTCACGCATTCATCTAACTTGGCGTTGCATCGCATCTCTCATGTAGAAGGAAAGGGGAAGAGTGCTGGGAAGACCGGAGGGGCCTGTTCAGAGTCAGCAACTCAAGAGATGGAGGTGGTGCTGACAGAGGATTTGAACACTGTTGGGATGAGCATTTCTGAAATGGTGGGCCTCGTGGGTGGACAGGAGGGAGGAGTCGGACAGGTGTTCCTGTCCCATAATACGCCCTCGCCTGCTACCTCAggcacagccaatcagaacattCTGCCACAGCTGACACTTACACCCACTTCCTCCTCTGTCACAGGCACAGAGCATATCCACATGAGCAAGACCGACACAGGTGCTAGTGTTTTGCTGTTTAGCTGTGGCAGCTGTAATGAGACATTTTCAACACAGAGTCACCTTGAGGCACATCAGACTCTACACCTAGATAGCCTTGGTCCAGCGGGCGGTGGAGAGGTTGTTACAGAAAATAGCACAGAGGCTGAGGGAGGTGGGGTGTCACTGGTGGGGGCTACACCATTGTTGGCAGACTTTGAAGAGGTTGTTGAAACCACTGCAGTTGCAGATAGCGGTCAGGCGGCAGAGTTACTTGGCCTGGATGCGGTTAGAAATGAGTCAGGGCAGGCACAGTATGATCTACTTCAGACCTTCACTGCGTCTGTGAATCAGATGTCCACTGACACCAGTGTGCCAACTGCACAAGCTACAACAGAATGTGCCTactgtgggaagagtttcaagACCAGCAGTGGACTGACCAGACATGTGGCTCAG GCCCATCCTCTCGCTCTGTCAGAGTCGCGTTCTCAGTTCAACTGCTCGGCATGTGACCGCTCCTTTCCTCTGCTCTCCTCTCTGCTCAACCACCAGCACTCCCACACTCCTGAGCAGAGGCTGCTTGCTGAGGCAGAAGCGGAAGCCGAGATTGTCTGTCCCTCTCTCTCACTGCCCCTGCCCTCCTTGAAAAGAGAGGGagaagatggagagagagagatccaTGTCAGTCTAATTGCTGTCACTGAGGAGGGAGAGAGACGAGCTGTGAAGCCATCTGCCAAAGCATCAGGGAAGGGAAGCAAGAGAGGTGGAGGTAGCAAGACATCTGCCACAAATAACG AGAGGCCCTATCGCTGCTCTGAATGTGGGAAGTCATTTAAAGGTTCATCAGGACTTAGGTACCACATGAGAGATCACACTGGGGAGAGACCGTATCGATGCACAGAGTGTGGCAAGAGCTTCAAAAGGTCCTCACTGCTCTCCATACACCAAAGG GTTCACACAGGTGTGCGGGCTTTTCAGTGCCCCTACTGTCCACTGACCTTTAAGTGGAGCTCACACTACCAGTACCATCTTCGCCAGCACACCGGTGAGAGGCCATATGTGTGTCAGGAATGTGGCAAGTCTTTCAAGAATACCAGCTGTCTCCGTCGCCACAGTCAGCTCCATTCTGGCCTACGTCCACACGCTTGCTCTGTGTGCGGTAAGGCTTTCTCTCAGACCTCCAACCTCAAGCAGCACGAACGGACACACTCTGGAGAAAGGCCCTTTCAGTGCTCCCAGTGCCACAAGAGCTTCACCCACTCATCCAATCTGCAGCTGCACCTACGCACACACTCCTCACGCAAGGACTTCAAGTGCCAACACTGCGGAAAAGAGTTTGTCATGCTCTCCTACCTGCAGAGGCACTTGAGAACTCACAGTTCTGGGGGTGCAGTAGCATGTACAAAGGAAGCAGGAAAGGTGGCTAAAGGTAGCGGGCCTTCAGAGACAGCAACGATAAATTTAAACTTGAATGTACCTGGAGGGCTTACCTCATTGTTTCCTAGTGACGGCAATTCCACGTTGATTCTTTCACCCCCAAATCTTGACATACCTCCAAACACATCACAGAATTATTTTATGATCCAGACAACTTCAGGGCTGCAGCTGATCCCACTCTCCAATCCCACTCCAACACAGCAAGCTCCTCCTCCACCACCCCCTCCACCCCCACCACCTCCACAGACACAGAATTTCCTGCTGCTTCAGTGCCAGTCCAACAATGGTAACCAGCCTAGTCTGATCCTGGTCCCCACTGCATCCAATACAAACACTCTTCCCACCCCTTCAGAACCACAGACTCTCCCCTTAATGCAGACCATTCAGGCAATGCCCCAAGTTCTTGCGGCACCCCAAACTCAAATTCAGCAATTTCAACCAGTTCAGACACAGCAGAGATTTATTTTGACCAATAATAATGCTCCCCTCATCACTGCCCAGCCTCAAAGCACATCGACGATTGCTCGTCCTATTTTAGGAAGCCTTGGTCGTAGCAGGAAAGGTGGAACTAGACGTGGACGGAAGCCTAAAGCTGCTACCCCAAAATCCCCTCCTACTGTTCAGACAACACCAATCAAGCAACCATTAATGTTGTCAGCTGCAACTTCCTCATCTACTACAACATCCAGTGCCACTTCTGCTGCTTCTGTAAAGACAGAGTTCCCGCAGCTTAATTCTAACAATCCACTGGCTGTGTCGCCTGTCAGCACTAGCCAAGTACCTGAAAGTCCTTCTGTCCCTGCAGTTAGCATTATGTCGGTGACGCAAAACTCTACACTAACAAATAGTTCCACTGTGTTGAGTGGTGATCCTGAGAGTATTCCAGTCGAGGCGAAAGCTGTTGAAGAAATTCCAAGGGAGCGTTTTGTTCTGTGCCTAAAGAAAGAAATGGAGAATGGAGATCAGGGAGATGGGATGGAGGTGAAGGTGGAGATGGAGGGAGGGAATGATGCAGGGCAGTCTTATGTCTTGCAGATCGAAGGTGAGGGCCAGGAAGAAGAGGGAGGGAATAGTGAGGGAAGAGAGAAGTCATATGTACTCCGGTTTCAGACAGAGGGAGAATGTGAGGGAGATGCAGGAAAAGAGAAGACTGAAATGGTCTCTCTTAACTTACTCCAAGAGTGGACCGGACAGAGTGAAGGGCATGGTACTGCAAATACTGAGGGAAATGTTGAAGTAGAGAAGTCATTTGTGCTTCATTTCCAAACAGAATCTCCAGGTGAGGAGAACATTCAACCAGGCTCAGGCTTCATTGGAGGCCCAGGTGAGGATCTCGACCTTTCTTGCCACCCGGGTCAAGCTTTGGTGCCTCTGGAAGGGCAGGATGTGGTGTTTGAGCTTGGTGACGAGACAAAAATTGATGAAAGCACAGGGCCAGGTGACAGTGTTCAAATGATTGCACTGATAGAAGATGAGGACAACGGTTCTGGGGCAAGGGGCAGTTTTAAAGGTGCTGTTGGGGCAAACTCTGGGCAAATGGAGGGAATCTTTCAGTTAGAAGGAGGCGAAGGCATTGTTATAATTGAAGTTAGCACCAGCAGTTTGAGAGAGGGTGGAATAGAGGCAGCAGATGTAGGACATAGGTTAGTGGAAGGAACTGAGGAAAAGCAAAATAATGATGCACAAGGGGTACGAGAGGAAGTAATGGAAGAAGAGTCAAAAGTTGCTGAGGCTGAGGGCATATCAGAAATGGGACTGATTGGAATTTAG